From a single Nocardioides sp. dk884 genomic region:
- a CDS encoding MCE family protein, translating into MSVLRRVIVPLVVAALALAFALTVLDGGETRTLTAKFPRTVSVYEGSDVRVLGVPIGKVDSVTPTGTEVEVRMHYDADVSLPKNAQALIVAPSVVGDRYIQITPVHDGGPVLEDGATLEADRTGVPIELDQIYASIDDLTVALGPTGANSEGALSDLLRTTAENFGGQGAQLNRTIRDFGKLSQTLDDNKEELFGSAAELESFIGTLARNDKTVRRFNSSLGEVSTMLEGEREELAAALGNLSTALGRVSTFVRENRESLGRNVAGLNRVAKVLVKQRDALDEVLRAGPLALNNLFLAYNPQTGTLDTNANIGNLANEIVSDPGLLLCSFVAQIDKTGTLCDLIDSVLPRAGALSKGAASGAAREERVDPSFGGLVEVTR; encoded by the coding sequence ATGAGCGTGCTGCGCCGCGTGATCGTGCCGCTCGTGGTCGCGGCCCTGGCCCTGGCCTTCGCGCTGACCGTCCTGGACGGCGGGGAGACCCGCACCCTGACCGCGAAGTTCCCCCGCACCGTCTCGGTCTACGAGGGCAGCGACGTGCGGGTGCTCGGGGTGCCGATCGGCAAGGTCGACTCGGTCACGCCCACGGGGACCGAGGTCGAGGTGCGCATGCACTACGACGCCGACGTCTCGCTGCCGAAGAACGCCCAGGCGCTGATCGTCGCGCCCTCGGTGGTGGGCGACCGCTACATCCAGATCACCCCCGTCCACGACGGCGGGCCGGTGCTGGAGGACGGCGCGACCCTGGAGGCCGACCGCACCGGCGTACCGATCGAGCTGGACCAGATCTACGCCAGCATCGACGACCTCACGGTCGCGCTCGGCCCGACCGGGGCCAACTCCGAGGGCGCCCTGAGCGACCTGCTGCGCACCACCGCGGAGAACTTCGGCGGCCAGGGCGCCCAGCTCAACCGCACCATCCGCGACTTCGGCAAGCTCAGCCAGACCCTCGACGACAACAAGGAGGAGCTCTTCGGCTCGGCGGCGGAGCTGGAGTCCTTCATCGGCACCCTGGCCCGCAACGACAAGACCGTACGGCGCTTCAACTCCTCCCTGGGCGAGGTCTCCACGATGCTGGAGGGGGAGCGCGAGGAGCTGGCCGCGGCGCTGGGGAACCTCTCCACCGCCCTCGGCCGGGTCTCGACGTTCGTGAGGGAGAACCGCGAGAGCCTGGGCCGCAACGTGGCCGGGCTCAACCGGGTGGCCAAGGTCCTGGTCAAGCAGCGCGACGCACTCGACGAGGTGCTCCGTGCCGGCCCGCTGGCGCTGAACAACCTGTTCCTCGCCTACAACCCGCAGACCGGCACCCTCGACACCAACGCCAACATCGGCAACCTCGCCAACGAGATCGTCTCCGACCCCGGCCTGCTGCTGTGCAGCTTCGTGGCCCAGATCGACAAGACCGGCACCCTGTGCGACCTGATCGACTCGGTGCTGCCCCGGGCCGGGGCGCTGTCGAAGGGCGCGGCATCCGGCGCCGCCCGCGAGGAGCGCGTCGACCCGAGCTTCGGCGGCCTCGTGGAGGTGACCCGATGA
- a CDS encoding MCE family protein: MTRLLRRVLRPLTGAVLGALLLTGCDADIYDLPLPGGTDVGADPITVTIMFRDVLDLVPKSTVKVNDVSVGQVKEIELEDYTARVVVELRGDTELPDDTVAEIRQTSLLGEKFVSLRAPEGGGSDEPLESGDTIGLERSGRNPEVEEVLGALSLVLNGGGVAQLKTIAQELNLALEGREDAARSVLTQVDDFAGELDDNKAEIVRAIESLDRLAREVRSQQDTIDAALEELPSALTSIDSQRGDLVRMLRALDRLGDVGVDVISASKEDTIATVRRLQPVLTQLANSGDGLVDAFHVFLTYPFVDEVVGRDPQVARNLHLGDYTNLSVQLDIDLSLGLDGTGTPPPLLPSDANPVNIVSNVVKCIASGRLDSPACEEVRTNIGGVLKLKQECLKPKNEKTVVCRLLNQVPGLPDTGIGPLDDLLGAIGLSRTVTGDAGSVDPRRSDLTVGDLRGAFDPGLVDLLVPGLVADDLADTAGPAQQRSAR, from the coding sequence ATGACCCGCCTGCTGCGACGGGTCCTGCGCCCGCTGACCGGCGCCGTGCTCGGCGCGCTGCTGCTCACCGGCTGCGACGCCGACATCTACGACCTGCCGCTGCCCGGCGGCACCGACGTCGGGGCGGATCCGATCACGGTGACCATCATGTTCCGCGACGTGCTCGACCTGGTGCCGAAGTCGACGGTGAAGGTCAACGACGTCAGCGTGGGCCAGGTCAAGGAAATCGAGCTCGAGGACTACACCGCGCGCGTGGTCGTGGAGCTGCGCGGTGACACCGAGCTGCCCGACGACACGGTCGCGGAGATCCGCCAGACCAGCCTGCTCGGCGAGAAGTTCGTCTCGCTGCGGGCACCGGAGGGCGGCGGGAGCGACGAGCCGTTGGAGTCCGGCGACACCATCGGCCTGGAGCGCTCGGGACGCAACCCGGAGGTCGAGGAGGTGCTCGGCGCGCTCAGCCTGGTGCTGAACGGCGGCGGGGTCGCCCAGCTCAAGACCATCGCGCAGGAGCTCAACCTCGCCCTCGAGGGACGCGAGGACGCCGCGCGCTCGGTGCTCACTCAGGTCGACGACTTCGCCGGCGAGCTCGACGACAACAAGGCCGAGATCGTGCGCGCCATCGAGTCCCTGGACCGGCTGGCCCGCGAGGTCCGCTCCCAGCAGGACACGATCGACGCGGCCCTGGAGGAGCTGCCGAGCGCGCTCACCTCCATCGACTCCCAGCGCGGCGACCTGGTGCGGATGCTCCGGGCCCTCGACCGGCTCGGCGACGTCGGGGTCGACGTCATCTCGGCGTCGAAGGAGGACACGATCGCGACCGTGCGCCGGTTGCAGCCCGTGCTCACCCAGCTGGCCAACTCCGGTGACGGCCTCGTCGACGCCTTCCACGTGTTCTTGACCTATCCCTTCGTCGACGAGGTGGTCGGGCGCGACCCCCAGGTCGCACGCAACCTGCACCTCGGCGACTACACCAACCTGTCGGTCCAGCTCGACATCGACCTGAGCCTCGGGCTCGACGGCACCGGGACGCCGCCGCCGCTGCTGCCGAGCGATGCGAACCCCGTCAACATCGTCAGCAACGTCGTGAAGTGCATCGCCTCGGGCCGCCTCGACAGCCCGGCGTGCGAGGAGGTCCGCACCAACATCGGTGGCGTCTTGAAGCTCAAGCAGGAGTGCTTGAAGCCGAAGAACGAGAAGACGGTCGTGTGCCGGCTGCTCAACCAGGTGCCGGGCCTGCCCGACACCGGGATCGGCCCGCTCGACGACCTGCTCGGCGCCATCGGCCTGAGCCGCACGGTCACCGGCGACGCAGGATCCGTGGACCCGCGCCGCAGCGACCTCACCGTGGGCGACCTGCGCGGCGCCTTCGACCCCGGGCTGGTGGACCTGCTGGTGCCGGGACTGGTCGCCGACGACCTGGCCGACACCGCCGGCCCGGCCCAGCAGAGGAGCGCACGGTGA
- a CDS encoding MCE family protein — MITRRTKIQLLVFVIITLVGVTFVGARYARLDRLIIDDTYTVVAHFTTSGGIFAGAEVTYRGVQVGSVDKLELTDDGVEVHLSVDKDQDEIPADALAVVGNRSAVGEQYVELQPQVDEGPYLTEQSRIEAEDTRTPIATETLLADLSRTVSSVDRQALRTTVDELGLAFEGTGRDLQRIIDTGTSFIETADANFEITTNLIRDANTVLQGQADSESALRTFARDLSKFSGTLAGADRDLRGVIDSGPVAARELRTFLEDNGVALGELINDVRTTGDVVRANLPGIEQLLVVYPYVVEGGFTVVSKSPDTGLYDAHFGLVLTTKPACRQGYESTDRRIPQDGSNRPMNMEAGCTEPATRTNARGPQNLAPRAPAAFDRAPLAAYDPETGRTVWGARAARLDGGGTVAPESLGEESWKWLFLQPLTRD; from the coding sequence GTGATCACCCGTCGTACCAAGATCCAGCTGCTGGTCTTCGTGATCATCACGCTGGTCGGCGTCACCTTCGTCGGCGCCCGCTACGCGCGCCTGGACCGGCTGATCATCGACGACACCTACACCGTGGTCGCGCACTTCACGACCTCCGGCGGCATCTTCGCCGGAGCGGAGGTGACCTACCGCGGCGTCCAGGTCGGCTCGGTCGACAAGCTCGAGCTGACCGACGACGGCGTCGAGGTGCACCTCTCGGTGGACAAGGACCAGGACGAGATCCCCGCCGACGCGCTGGCCGTCGTCGGCAACCGCTCCGCGGTCGGCGAGCAGTACGTCGAGCTCCAGCCACAGGTCGACGAGGGCCCCTACCTCACCGAGCAGTCCCGCATCGAGGCCGAGGACACCCGCACCCCGATCGCCACCGAGACGCTGCTCGCCGACCTCTCGCGCACGGTCTCCTCGGTGGACCGCCAGGCGCTGCGCACCACCGTCGACGAGCTGGGCCTCGCCTTCGAGGGCACCGGTCGCGACCTGCAGCGCATCATCGACACGGGCACCTCGTTCATCGAGACCGCCGATGCGAACTTCGAGATCACCACCAATCTCATCCGCGACGCCAACACGGTGCTGCAGGGGCAGGCCGACTCCGAGAGCGCGTTGCGCACCTTCGCCCGCGACCTCTCGAAGTTCAGCGGCACGCTGGCCGGCGCCGACCGCGACCTGCGCGGCGTCATCGACTCCGGCCCGGTCGCGGCCCGCGAGCTGCGCACGTTCTTAGAGGACAACGGCGTGGCGCTGGGGGAGCTGATCAACGACGTGCGGACCACCGGCGACGTGGTCCGGGCCAACCTGCCCGGTATCGAGCAGCTGCTCGTCGTCTACCCCTACGTCGTCGAGGGTGGGTTCACCGTCGTGTCGAAGTCGCCCGACACCGGCCTGTACGACGCCCACTTCGGGCTGGTGCTGACCACCAAGCCGGCCTGTCGCCAGGGCTATGAGAGCACCGACCGGCGCATCCCCCAGGACGGCAGCAACCGCCCGATGAACATGGAGGCGGGCTGCACCGAGCCGGCCACCCGCACCAACGCCCGCGGCCCGCAGAACCTCGCGCCGCGCGCACCGGCGGCGTTCGACCGCGCACCCCTCGCGGCGTACGACCCGGAGACCGGCCGGACCGTCTGGGGTGCGCGTGCCGCACGCCTCGACGGCGGTGGCACGGTAGCGCCCGAATCCCTAGGAGAGGAGTCGTGGAAGTGGCTGTTCCTCCAGCCCCTGACCCGGGACTGA
- a CDS encoding J domain-containing protein, producing MSTPSWYDLLDVDPTASTAEVRAAWKAAVADLDPTDRRFRAYNQAAEVLLDPDRREAYDAVRVAELAEQEPDTADPAAPAPAPAPEADAPQAPATRIVPTWLLAGVGVLAALAVAIAAWLAFVVPADSEVEDATRAARAAAETAVVPILSYDAADLEASRAAATSYLTSGYRAEYEKFFEGVMEKNAPRTGTVVETSVVRSGVVRSGEDRVEVFVLLDQATTNARRKQPSTIKYWVTVTMERTDEEWLVAGLKTRA from the coding sequence ATGAGCACCCCGTCGTGGTACGACCTGCTCGACGTCGACCCCACGGCCAGCACCGCCGAGGTCCGCGCCGCCTGGAAGGCCGCGGTCGCCGACCTCGACCCGACCGATCGTCGCTTCCGCGCCTACAACCAGGCCGCGGAGGTGCTGCTCGACCCCGACCGGCGCGAGGCGTACGACGCCGTGCGGGTCGCCGAGCTGGCCGAGCAGGAGCCGGACACCGCAGACCCCGCCGCGCCCGCGCCCGCGCCCGCGCCGGAGGCTGACGCGCCGCAGGCCCCCGCCACGCGGATCGTGCCCACCTGGCTGCTCGCGGGCGTCGGCGTGCTGGCGGCGCTGGCCGTCGCCATCGCGGCCTGGCTGGCGTTCGTCGTCCCGGCCGACTCCGAGGTCGAGGACGCCACCCGGGCCGCGCGCGCGGCGGCAGAGACCGCGGTCGTGCCGATCCTGTCCTACGACGCCGCGGACCTTGAGGCCTCGCGGGCCGCAGCGACCTCCTACCTGACGTCCGGCTACCGCGCCGAGTACGAGAAGTTCTTCGAGGGCGTGATGGAGAAGAACGCCCCGCGCACCGGCACCGTGGTGGAGACCAGCGTGGTGCGCTCCGGCGTGGTGCGCTCGGGGGAGGACCGCGTGGAGGTCTTCGTCCTGCTCGACCAGGCCACCACCAACGCCCGGCGCAAGCAGCCCTCGACGATCAAGTACTGGGTCACGGTCACGATGGAGCGGACCGACGAGGAGTGGCTGGTAGCGGGCCTGAAGACCCGCGCCTGA
- a CDS encoding DNA-directed RNA polymerase subunit beta has product MLATRSTSGNPRRISFNKIQDPIEVPQLLSLQTDSFDWLIGNERHQAALERRRAEGEDVSEKSGLQEIFEEISPIEDFSETMSLSFENPVFYDPKYTVAECKEKDFTYSAPLYVSAEFTNNDTGEIKGQTVFMGDFPLMSDKGTFIINGTERVVVSQLVRSPGVYFERSVDKTSDKDIYTGKLIPSRGAWLEFEIDKRDLVGVRLDRKRKQNVTVLLKALGWTNEQIREEFGQYESMMLTLEKDNTETQRDALLDIYRKLRPGEPPTEEAAQTLLNNYYFNPKRYDLAKVGRYKINKKLGLLEAFDQQTLTIDDIVAAIRYIVALHDGQKQLETPQGTLDISSDDIDHFGNRRMRTVGELIQNQLRTGLARMERVVRERMTTQDVEAITPQSLINIRPVVAALKEFFGTSQLSQFMDQTNPIAGLTHKRRLSALGPGGLSRDRAGMEVRDVHPSHYGRMCPIETPEGPNIGLIGSLASYGRINPFGFVETPYRKVENGRVTDHIDYLTADDEDRYVIAQANAAMDDDGNFVEERVLVRQRDGEVSEILADEVDYMDVSPRQMVSVATALIPFLEHDDANRALMGANMQRQAVPLIKSDSPLVGTGIEYRAAVDAGDVVTATKAGVVKEVSADAVEVMNDDGTYSTYRLAKFRRSNQGTCINQRPLVDEGARLEVGSPIADGPCTDNAEMALGTNLLVAFMPWQGHNYEDAIILSQRLVQEDVLTSIHIEEHEVDARDTKLGPEEITRDIPNVSEEMLADLDERGIIRIGAEVTTGDILVGKVTPKGETELTPEERLLRAIFGEKAREVRDTSMKVPHGESGTVIGVRVFDREDGDELPPGVNQLVRVYVAQKRKISVGDKLAGRHGNKGVIAKILPVEDMPFMEDGSPVDVILNPLGVPRRMNIGQILELHLGWLAKQGWDINLSGDPEDSAWKQRLIKIQADKAEPNTKVATPVFDGAREDEITGLLGATIPTRDGERLIDETGKARLFDGRSGEPFPEPVSVGYMYILKLHHLVDDKIHARSTGPYSMITQQPLGGKAQFGGQRFGEMEVWAMEAYGAAYALQELLTIKSDDVPGRVKVYEAIVKGENIPDSGIPESFKVLVKEMQSLCLNVEVLSQDGSRIELRDAEEDVFRAAEELGIDLSRREPNSVEEV; this is encoded by the coding sequence CTGTTGGCCACGCGCAGCACCTCCGGTAACCCCCGCCGCATCTCTTTCAACAAGATCCAGGACCCCATCGAGGTCCCGCAACTCCTCTCCCTGCAGACCGACAGCTTCGACTGGCTGATCGGCAACGAGCGTCACCAGGCTGCCCTCGAGCGCCGGCGTGCCGAGGGCGAGGACGTGTCGGAGAAGTCCGGCCTGCAGGAGATCTTCGAAGAGATCTCCCCGATCGAGGACTTCTCCGAGACGATGTCGCTCTCGTTCGAGAACCCGGTCTTCTACGACCCCAAGTACACGGTCGCGGAGTGCAAGGAGAAGGACTTCACCTACTCCGCTCCGCTCTACGTCTCGGCGGAGTTCACCAACAACGACACCGGCGAGATCAAGGGCCAGACGGTCTTCATGGGCGACTTCCCGCTCATGAGCGACAAGGGCACCTTCATCATCAACGGCACCGAGCGTGTCGTGGTCAGCCAGCTGGTCCGCAGCCCGGGCGTCTACTTCGAGCGCTCGGTCGACAAGACCTCCGACAAGGACATCTACACCGGCAAGCTCATCCCGAGCCGCGGTGCCTGGCTGGAGTTCGAGATCGACAAGCGCGACCTGGTCGGCGTGCGCCTGGACCGCAAGCGCAAGCAGAACGTCACGGTGCTCCTGAAGGCCCTCGGCTGGACGAACGAGCAGATCCGCGAGGAGTTCGGCCAGTACGAGTCGATGATGCTCACGCTGGAGAAGGACAACACCGAGACCCAGCGTGACGCGCTCCTCGACATCTACCGCAAGCTGCGCCCGGGCGAGCCGCCGACGGAGGAGGCCGCTCAGACGCTGCTGAACAACTACTACTTCAACCCCAAGCGCTACGACCTCGCCAAGGTCGGTCGCTACAAGATCAACAAGAAGCTCGGCCTGCTCGAGGCCTTCGACCAGCAGACGCTGACGATCGACGACATCGTCGCCGCGATCCGCTACATCGTCGCGCTGCACGACGGCCAGAAGCAGCTCGAGACGCCCCAGGGCACCCTCGACATCTCCTCCGACGACATCGACCACTTCGGCAACCGCCGCATGCGCACGGTGGGCGAGCTGATCCAGAACCAGCTGCGTACCGGCCTGGCCCGCATGGAGCGCGTCGTGCGCGAGCGGATGACGACCCAGGACGTCGAGGCGATCACGCCGCAGTCGCTGATCAACATCCGTCCGGTCGTCGCGGCGCTGAAGGAGTTCTTCGGAACCTCCCAGCTCTCGCAGTTCATGGACCAGACCAACCCGATCGCGGGCCTGACGCACAAGCGCCGCCTCTCCGCGCTGGGCCCGGGCGGTCTGTCCCGTGACCGCGCCGGCATGGAGGTCCGTGACGTCCACCCCTCGCACTACGGCCGCATGTGCCCGATCGAGACGCCGGAAGGCCCGAACATCGGTCTGATCGGCTCGCTGGCCTCCTACGGCCGGATCAACCCGTTCGGCTTCGTCGAGACGCCGTACCGCAAGGTCGAGAACGGCCGGGTCACCGACCACATCGACTACCTCACCGCTGACGACGAGGACCGCTACGTCATCGCGCAGGCCAACGCCGCGATGGACGACGACGGCAACTTCGTCGAGGAGCGGGTGCTGGTGCGCCAGCGCGACGGCGAGGTCTCTGAGATCCTGGCCGACGAGGTCGACTACATGGACGTCTCGCCGCGCCAGATGGTCTCCGTCGCGACCGCGCTGATCCCCTTCCTCGAGCACGACGACGCCAACCGCGCGCTCATGGGCGCCAACATGCAGCGTCAGGCCGTCCCGCTGATCAAGTCCGACAGCCCGCTGGTCGGCACCGGCATCGAGTACCGCGCCGCGGTCGACGCCGGCGACGTGGTCACCGCGACGAAGGCCGGTGTGGTCAAGGAGGTGTCCGCCGACGCCGTCGAGGTGATGAACGACGACGGCACCTACTCCACCTACCGCCTGGCGAAGTTCCGCCGCTCCAACCAGGGCACCTGCATCAACCAGCGCCCGCTGGTCGACGAGGGCGCTCGCCTGGAGGTCGGCAGCCCGATCGCCGACGGCCCGTGCACCGACAACGCCGAGATGGCGCTGGGCACCAACCTCCTCGTGGCCTTCATGCCGTGGCAGGGCCACAACTACGAGGACGCCATCATCCTGAGCCAGCGTCTGGTCCAGGAGGACGTCCTCACCTCGATCCACATCGAGGAGCACGAGGTCGACGCCCGCGACACCAAGCTGGGCCCCGAGGAGATCACCCGGGACATCCCGAACGTCTCCGAGGAGATGCTGGCCGACCTCGACGAGCGCGGCATCATCCGCATCGGCGCCGAGGTCACCACCGGTGACATCCTCGTCGGCAAGGTCACGCCCAAGGGCGAGACCGAGCTGACCCCCGAGGAGCGCCTGCTCCGCGCGATCTTCGGTGAGAAGGCGCGCGAGGTGCGCGACACCTCGATGAAGGTCCCGCACGGCGAGTCCGGCACCGTCATCGGCGTCCGGGTCTTCGACCGCGAGGACGGCGACGAGCTGCCCCCGGGCGTCAACCAGCTGGTCCGCGTCTACGTCGCCCAGAAGCGCAAGATCTCCGTCGGTGACAAGCTCGCCGGCCGCCACGGCAACAAGGGCGTCATCGCCAAGATCCTGCCGGTCGAGGACATGCCGTTCATGGAGGACGGCAGCCCGGTCGACGTGATCCTGAACCCGCTCGGTGTGCCGCGACGCATGAACATCGGCCAGATCCTCGAGCTCCACCTCGGCTGGCTGGCCAAGCAGGGCTGGGACATCAACCTCTCCGGTGACCCTGAGGACTCGGCCTGGAAGCAGCGCCTGATCAAGATCCAGGCCGACAAGGCCGAGCCGAACACCAAGGTCGCGACCCCGGTGTTCGACGGTGCGCGCGAGGACGAGATCACCGGCCTGCTGGGCGCGACGATCCCGACGCGTGACGGTGAGCGCCTGATCGACGAGACCGGCAAGGCGCGGCTCTTCGACGGCCGCTCCGGCGAGCCGTTCCCGGAGCCGGTCTCGGTCGGCTACATGTACATCCTCAAGCTGCACCACCTCGTGGACGACAAGATCCACGCGCGCAGCACCGGCCCGTACTCGATGATCACGCAGCAGCCCCTGGGCGGTAAGGCCCAGTTCGGTGGCCAGCGGTTCGGCGAGATGGAGGTCTGGGCGATGGAGGCGTACGGCGCCGCCTACGCCCTGCAGGAGCTGCTCACGATCAAGTCCGACGACGTGCCCGGTCGCGTCAAGGTCTACGAGGCGATCGTCAAGGGCGAGAACATCCCCGACTCGGGTATCCCGGAGTCGTTCAAGGTGCTCGTCAAGGAGATGCAGTCGCTCTGCCTCAACGTGGAGGTGCTCAGCCAGGACGGCTCGCGCATCGAGCTCCGCGACGCGGAGGAGGACGTCTTCCGTGCTGCCGAGGAGCTCGGGATCGACCTGTCTCGCCGCGAGCCCAACAGCGTCGAAGAAGTCTGA